From Catharus ustulatus isolate bCatUst1 chromosome 6, bCatUst1.pri.v2, whole genome shotgun sequence, a single genomic window includes:
- the SRSF5 gene encoding serine/arginine-rich splicing factor 5 isoform X2, whose protein sequence is MSGCRVFIGRLNPAAREKDVERFFKGYGRIRDIDLKRGFGFVEFEDPRDADDAVYELDGKELCSERVTIEHARARSRGRGRGRYSDRFSSRRPRSDRRNAPPLRTENRLIVENLSSRVSWQDLKDFMRQAGEVTFADAHRPKLNEGVVEFASYSDLKNAIEKLSGKEINGRKIKLIEGSKRHRSRSRSRSRSRSSSGSRSRSRSRSRKSYSRSRSRSHSKSRSVSRSPLPNKSQKRASSSRSKSPSSVDRQRSRSRSRSVDSGN, encoded by the exons ATGAGCGGCTGCCGCGTCTTCATCGGGAGGCTGAACCCGGCCGCCAGGGAGAAAGATGTGGAGAGGTTCTTCAAGGGCTACGGCCGCATCCGCGACATCGACCTGAAGAGGGGCTTCGGATTCGTG GAGTTTGAGGATCCGAGGGATGCAGATGATGCTGTCTATGAATTGGATGGAAAAGAACTTTGCAGTGAGAG GGTGACCATTGAGCATGCCAGAGCACGCTCTAGgggcagaggcagagggaggTACTCTGACCGGTTCAGTAGCCGCCGCCCGCGCAGTGACAGAAG aaacGCCCCACCTCTAAGAACAGAAAATCGCCTCATAGTGGAAAATTTGTCGTCTCGAGTCAGCTGGCAG GATCTCAAAGACTTCATGAGACAAGCTGGGGAAGTAACCTTTGCAGATGCACACAGACCTAAGTTAAATGAAGG GGTGGTTGAATTTGCCTCTTATAGTGATTTAAAGAATGCTATCGAAAAGCTTTCTGGTAAAGAAATTAATGGAAGGAAAATCAAGCTAATTGAAGGCAGCAAAAGGCACAG GTCCAGGAGCAGGTCACGGTCGCGCAGCAGGAGCTCCTCCGGGTCTCGCAGCCGCTCCCGGTCCCGCAGCCGCAAGTCCTACAGCAGGTCACGGAGTAGGAGCCATAGCAAGTCACGATCAGTTAGCAGATCTCCGCTGCCAAACAAGAGCCAGAAACGTGCTTCTTCCAGTAGATCCAAATCTCCGTCATCCGTAGATCGGCAGAGGTCTAGATCGAGGTCCAGATCTGTTGACAGTGGCAACTGA
- the SRSF5 gene encoding serine/arginine-rich splicing factor 5 isoform X1 gives MSGCRVFIGRLNPAAREKDVERFFKGYGRIRDIDLKRGFGFVEFEDPRDADDAVYELDGKELCSERVTIEHARARSRGRGRGRYSDRFSSRRPRSDRRNAPPLRTENRLIVENLSSRVSWQDLKDFMRQAGEVTFADAHRPKLNEGVVEFASYSDLKNAIEKLSGKEINGRKIKLIEGSKRHSRSRSRSRSRSRSSSGSRSRSRSRSRKSYSRSRSRSHSKSRSVSRSPLPNKSQKRASSSRSKSPSSVDRQRSRSRSRSVDSGN, from the exons ATGAGCGGCTGCCGCGTCTTCATCGGGAGGCTGAACCCGGCCGCCAGGGAGAAAGATGTGGAGAGGTTCTTCAAGGGCTACGGCCGCATCCGCGACATCGACCTGAAGAGGGGCTTCGGATTCGTG GAGTTTGAGGATCCGAGGGATGCAGATGATGCTGTCTATGAATTGGATGGAAAAGAACTTTGCAGTGAGAG GGTGACCATTGAGCATGCCAGAGCACGCTCTAGgggcagaggcagagggaggTACTCTGACCGGTTCAGTAGCCGCCGCCCGCGCAGTGACAGAAG aaacGCCCCACCTCTAAGAACAGAAAATCGCCTCATAGTGGAAAATTTGTCGTCTCGAGTCAGCTGGCAG GATCTCAAAGACTTCATGAGACAAGCTGGGGAAGTAACCTTTGCAGATGCACACAGACCTAAGTTAAATGAAGG GGTGGTTGAATTTGCCTCTTATAGTGATTTAAAGAATGCTATCGAAAAGCTTTCTGGTAAAGAAATTAATGGAAGGAAAATCAAGCTAATTGAAGGCAGCAAAAGGCACAG CAGGTCCAGGAGCAGGTCACGGTCGCGCAGCAGGAGCTCCTCCGGGTCTCGCAGCCGCTCCCGGTCCCGCAGCCGCAAGTCCTACAGCAGGTCACGGAGTAGGAGCCATAGCAAGTCACGATCAGTTAGCAGATCTCCGCTGCCAAACAAGAGCCAGAAACGTGCTTCTTCCAGTAGATCCAAATCTCCGTCATCCGTAGATCGGCAGAGGTCTAGATCGAGGTCCAGATCTGTTGACAGTGGCAACTGA